The stretch of DNA ttttccaGCTACAGTTCAGGCATACTTCAGACTAGACAAGCCAGTTACAAAGCTTGCTCCACACATTCGAAGATTAGAATATGATATCTACGGGGAAATTGGTGTTCCTGGCATAAAGGTATAGCTTCAAGCCTCAGATATCAGTTCGCCACTAGTAATGAAACTCAAAAAATTAACTCGATCTAATTCCTCTCAACAGGTGGCTATCATATCCATGCACCAATCTGGTGCCTCTAACTGGACTGATGTGGTGTTTGGTGTTCTTTCTGACCCAATAAATGTTCCTATAAGTCCAGTGTCCCTAAGTTTGCTGAGATCATCTTTAATTGAACTGTTTCTTCAGCACTCCAATCTGACCTTGACATCATCTATTTTTGGGAAGACAACTATGTTTCAGATTCTGAAGTTTCCACGGGGGTTAACCATAATCCCAGTGcaattttcttcaatttggcAGATCCCCCAGattctatttaattttactctaaatAATTCGATATCTGATATACTGGAAGATTTCATCGAGTTCAAGGATCAGTTGAAGATAGGATTGTATCTGAGGTCTTACGAGGTATAACACTCACTTAACTTATCTTTTTGTACATTCAACTTTGGGCATTGATGGTTGGCACTTTGGATAGGCTCCACCAATTTCGACGTCAAACCCTCAATATAGTTGTTTCACGTTTTCTTAGAAAATTTGTGCTTCCTAACTGAGGTCCTTTTACAATTCAGTAAAAACTAATGGCAAAACCCTTAAACACTTGATTAAGGAAACAGCCTCTGGGTAATTGTCATTAAGGAAAAAATGTGAGTAACTTATTCTTGGAAATCAGGAAGTTTTAacagtttatatgcttttaggTACCAAATTATAGTGGTCCTAAATCCCTCCATCGTTCCAGGTGTGAACTGACTACTAAAAACTCATATATACTCAAATCCATCACTGCACACATAGGGCAATGGATGATACAATTTGGTTTCAATTCGGTTGGGTAATCTGGCATGCTGGGAACCCTTATTCAAGCTTCAGTTATGATAATGGATATTTGGCTTCATTGTTTCTTTCCGTGCAGAGTGTGTATGTCCAGATAACAAATGATGTTGGCTCCACAATAGCTCCGCCAGTTACAGTTCAGGCTTCAGTCATGTCTGATCTTGGGAGTCTTCTGCCGCAGAGATTGAAGCAATTGGCTGAAACTATCAAAGGCTCTCCTGCACAAAATCTTGGCCTTGATAACACAGTTTTTGGTAAGGTTAAAAGCATCAGTTTATCTTCCTATCTAAAGGGTACTATTAATGCTACCCCTCCTagtccatctccatctccatctccatctccatctccttctccatctccatttccatCCCCAGAACCAAGTAATTATCCATCAATTTCGCCATATCCTGCTCTTTCTCCGCTTACCTCTCCAATGTCCTCACCTAACATTAAGCACCGCTCACCTGCACCTTCTATGGTAATTGCGCATCCTCCTCGTCCTTTCCCATATCAGGGTTTCAGAAATTCTCCAAGCCTCTCACCTTCTCACTATAATCCAACAGTTCCTTCTGCCTTTTCACCTTTGGTGTCAACTCCTAACGCCCCTCCTACGGGTCCCACTTCCCAGTTGTCTCCCGGTCTGTCACCTATACCTGAAGTATCATATGCTCCCAGTCCACGCCAGGACAAGGGAAGTGCTGAAGGCTTGTCTCCATCGCTTGCACCATCACCATCATGTAAGTCATGAGATATTTATTTTCCTAGTTTCACCTAGGATGGTTCTTGAATTTAACTGGTTAACCCGTTTTAGGTTACATACATGAATAATTTGTTAAGAGAATATGCATCCTTGGAGCTGGATTACGATTTATGTAAACAAACAGGAGGGACTTAAAATAGGTACATATAAAAAGATCAAACTCACACGGACACCGTATATACTGTCTATATAATGGAACTTACATGCAGGTACCATATCTACTGTATGTAAATAGGGGTGTAACCCGAATTTGCACTATTAATGATTGCTATATCTATTTGATAACCTGGGCAAGTTAGATACATGCGTTCTTTATGTGGTGTTGGCGTGGTGATATGAAATTTCAATCACAGCTAGTGTTGCCTTTGTTGacctaattttttaaaaaattattattgtacCCCGTGTGTTTTCGTATTTTTAAAGGGCCATGTATTGGAAGTTATATTCACACGATTTGTATTCATGCAGCCTTGGCAGCAGTTACTTCATACCAGCAGGTCTGGTTATTGGGGTTTTCTGGACTCTGGATCTTTTGTCTCTTTTGTTGGTTGGcttgatatataattttcatgacACAACCTAAAGATAGTTTCCACGGCATACAGACACAACAGCTTAGTGACATCCTTACACCCAGTTTTGTTCTGGCAAGGGGAGTAGATGCTCCTCTGAAAAGTTTGACAGATTTCCATCCAAGAAACATAAATGTAAGAAGAAGATACATTGCAGGTCAAAGCCAGCAAAGGTGGCAGGCCTTTCATTTAGTTTGTGCATCTGCAGAAAAGCAATGCTATCCAGAAATGTGATAAAGCAAGGTTATATACTCGTGAAAAAGTAGGgtaaacttttataaaaatacagaATGTTGATTTTTGGATGTTTGGTTGCCtgattcttctttttcttttttttcccaattgctaaagaaagaattaaatcaagAAAGTCAATGTAAAGTAGAAACAGGAAGATAGTGTGAAAAGTGGGTTCCTTGGGAGGGTGTAGCAAGTCTTTTAGCAGTAAGAAATTTCATCCCAGGGAAACTAGAAAACAAGTTCGTTTTAGATTTCTCTGATCACCTGGCCATTTTGAAGATGCCATGTTGTACTACGATACGGATGTGCTAAGATGTCATTATCGTACACACCTTCAAGGAGACGTGATTTCCTCTCGTGGGGGCGAGTGGCTTTTGTTGGGCCAACTCTCTTGCACATCTCTTACAAAAATTAGCTCCAAATTTCTACTTTTAGACCATCAAATTCGAGCAAAAAATCAGAAAAGATCCCATCCTGAGAACAATATTTTCCAGCATTACATCCGCCTGCGATAGGTCGTGCCATGTAAATCAGATCTCACATATGGCAAAGCTGAGCTCCATGCATCCCCAACTTTCCCCTTTTATGATTCCCTATAAGAGAACATCTAACTCCTGACATCTGTATTCCTGACTTTTGCCTATGTTTCAACGTTTAAAGAAAAGAATCACTACAAGATTTCTCCCAAAATAGTCCAAGGAAAAAACAGAATATATaagctaatatttttttttattattatttatgtcgGTGAGCCTCTACAAGACAGAGCCCTTCAGACCCATCTTTGCAGAGTTAACCCCGGTCTGGTGCACCGCACTCTCGGAAGTTTCCTTACACGAAACTGATTAAATCACAGACTTTTTAGCGATACCCCAAGatcaaggccttcaccacttgggccaaatCCAACTAGAAGTACCATAATAGCGATCTCAgtgtaaataaaaaagaaacaacgaGCAATGCACCTTTTAAccgaataataatattcaatacGAGTATCTCATTTCAAGAAATTAGAGAAAGCTCAGTCTAGAAACCAATAGTTTCAGTAAAATCGCCTCCGTTTCTCATTTTCTCTGGATGAGGTAGAATATTGGTGCCCTGTCTGCAAAAACTCTCCGTCCATCCTTCGAAACAGACTCATACTTCCATGCAGGTCCAAGAAGCCAAGATGTGGCAGCACCACCAAGCAAGCCTCCTAACTGAAGTTTTGAACGATGTATCAAAAGGTGGTACCAGTGTTAAAGGCAGAATAAATAGAGTGTGGGACATCCCCACTCAATAATCAACCAAAATGCGAGGAAAGAATCATATGCAGCTTCCTATTCTGAGACTCATTAACTATGAAATTCCAAATGTTCCCAGATAAAACAAGACTGTTGTCTACTTAGGATTTAGAAGGATTAAATGACAAGAATTTCAATGGAAGTCGCTGACTTTGTAGACGAAATATACCATGGAAGCTGAACTTTTGGTGTCAGTTTATACCTCGGCGgtataaatttgaataatagatatcacatcaaaccacaCGAGAGTGCATCAAATTCATGAATGAAGCTAAAATCAAAGAATTAGGAGACtagaattgaaaaaagaaagatgcaaGGGAAGATCCGATCTTTTCTTTAAGTTTGATTGCACAGCATACCTAATCTGCCATTGCATAAGGCATTCTGTTAACTGGGGTACcataggtctctctctctctcatgcccGGATGGTACATTAAAGTAGGTTTCTACAAATTCTCACAAAACATAACCTTTTTTATAGCCCACCAATTAGTTGTACTTTGACTCTCTTGGAAGtctaataaacaaaatttaagacaAAAGGATAATGAGTAGCAAGAAAAACAGCAATACCATACTTACATGTCCCCAGTTATCAATGCCTTTGGACAGTAGCCCGATAGTCTGCACCACACAAACCTCTtgtcacttatcaaaaaagaaaaaacataaactttttgTTATCAATTCAACCGATACAAAAATACCATAATTTTTTGCTACATGCATTTCTAGGCAGAGCAGTGATTCATTTTTCACAATCTAATAGACTTGATTAAACATgcttagaaaaaatataaatgtttcAATTGAATCACTGTTTTGATTGCCCCTGCAAAACCTGGAGAATTTGAGATTGGTAAGGGAAATGAGAGACATGCCATATTCAGAACAACAACTCGTGCTATGTGTTGCAGATCTTCTTTGCCACCTCCAACCAGTTGTCTATGCCTCATTACAAACACAGCAACTGTTCCAACCTGAATCAAACACCAGGAGTTTGACAAAGGAAGAAAACGAGCAAACCTTTTTTGAGTATAGCTTACTTCTACTGTCTCAGAAACAACTAATTCCACCTTCTTTAGGGAAGCAAATTCTAAATAGAGAAGGGGGGGAGGCGCTGATGAAAGAACCCTTGGCTGAAATAGAGTTCAAACGGACTTACTAGTCCAAAGATTGCTCCCGAAGCACCAACTGCAGGTGCTTTGCAAAACCAATAACTCATTGCTGAACCTGATttcttgaaaatacaaaatcagaTTACAAGTGGGTAAACAATTTCATCAGCTATTGCAGAGAGGTTAGAAGCTGTTACTTGCAATCGCAGAGGCAAAGTAAACTGCAAGAAATCTCCTAGGACCACTGATTTTCTCGGCACTAGGACCAATTGAATTCAAAGAATAACAGTTGACCTGGAAAAGACAATCCTTTTTCAGACCCAGTCATAGAACATAAGCCATTAAAAGAGAAGTATCAAGCAGGAAGATTCAAATCAGACCATTAGATGCCCAATGTTGGCATGCAAAAAGGAAGATGTTGCCAGCCTCCACAATTGGCCTGCGTCAATGAGACTATTTATCTGTATACAACTTGAATAAATCATATGAAGGTAAGGAGCCCAAAAGATAGATGGTTTGATATGAAAGACGAAATATTTCTAGATTTTCATTTGCACCGTTACCTTAGCTCCCCATAATAGTAGTTTCCCTTGTGTTGCAGTTTGTGCAATAAAAACTCTGCACACATGATTTAACCAGTAACGAGCTGTTAACTTGGATGCATACGGCATGTCTTttcatgacttccttgtatTGCTAAACTAGCACGCATAGGCGAccctcttgtatatgtcccgtatactcgggcttttgtctatttcatgatcaataaaatttttgtttatcgatcaaaaaaaaaaaaaaaaaaaacttgggtgcatacaaacttttcaaaaacttaaaaagtaaataaatgtGCCTAACAAATTTAGGGACAGCAGTaaaggagaaaaatgaaagTGGAAAAGATGTAGCATTGAATTATTAGTTTTGTACAACAAATTATTGAATGCTATCTATGAAGAATACACCTTACTAATAATATCCTTTTTTGAACAGATCAGACACTGATACTCACAATACATTAGCAGCAAGTAGAATATTGGTCCACCTTCTTCCATCGAATGAATTCTTGCTAGATATCTTTGAGTGTGGCACCCCATCATTTCTAaatccctttcttttttctcccccATCAAAGAAAGATAAACAAGTTGAATATGTGGATGTCACAGCATCTTTTGATAACTGAAGAAAATTAATTCCCCTGAATTGGAAGGCTTTTTCGTGCCATACATCCTTCAATCTAGGCACGTGATCCAGACAGGATAGTTtctgtttaataaaaaatcagtGGCAATCAAGAGTTTTGAAACTAAAATACATAAGAGAATCGTGTCCCATGCATTAATGTGGCActggaaacaaaaaaaagtccCTTTATGTCAcctatttaaattataatcggagacaaaatcaaaataaggaAATTTCAAAGTTAACAGCAACACAACCTCTACAATTATGTCATCTCTAATGGTCTAATAAACAGACACATTCATAAAAATCTACTACAGACATTTGAAAAAGGGcgtagcccaagtatacgggaagTATGCAAGAGAAGTACCTAAAAGGCTAAAATGCATAAGGTGTAGCCCAAGTTGATTGGAGATTATCATTCACATATCGCTGTAGATTATGATTTTATCACACTTTTACACCCCATAGTTTCATCGTAAATTCAGAGACGCACAGGAGCTACTCTCAGGgtctttaaagaaaaaagggaaaatgcaAACTTTTGTTTATGACTCACCCACAAAATGAAAAAGGACGAATTGAAAGAGTTCAACCCAGCTATACCGATAGAATTGAAGTTTTAACATTACCCGAGACAATAAACAGAAAATTAGCAAATGGGAAAGAGAGACATAGAGAGAGTGGGGGAGACAGGAGTACCTGGAAGCAGGAATGAAGAAGCAACCCTAATTCAAGGCGGTGGCTGACATGGAGGCGGAGAAGGTGGCCGATGTGGAGAGAAGCCGCGGTGGTGGCGAGACTAAGCGGTCTTGATGTGGGTGTGGAAGCCACCTCCCATATGTGGAAACAGGATGGTTGAGGCAGAGCTGAACCCATCATTTCCCTCTCTCCTCCGAACTCCGAAACTACCGTCTGCGTGTCAGTTTGGAGTCCAACgtatgttctttttatttttatcgtttTAACACACTTACATAAGATATCAGCGGATATCATCAATATATCattgaaaacaataaaatttaagatgaatttcaatgaaatttatgaaatttaagaTGAATCTCATTATTTCTATCGTGTAATGCGCAAATATCACGtaacatttaaaataataataataataaatatgagatttatataaaaataattaattttttaataataaattttaatttttattaaaaaataattgtacagCATTTATCCatattatatctaacattactttttttaataatattattatgtctTACTTGAaatgatgttaatttttttattcttttcttaaacttatttttattcaactaatttcatatatttgaatttcgtataagaattattatattttcgaGTTGGTGTGTACACATCATCTATAtctcttaaataataatatttaatttgtgcCTACAAGGTTTTACCCTATATTTTTTGTTccattataataaatagatgaCCCTAACAGATAACAACACCATACAGAGGTATTTCACTCCACTTGAGATATAGGGCTGTGATTACGTACCTGAAAAGCTTCGACGTGTTTTCATCACAGCTATATATCTTGATGATCATTCTtaccttaattaatttatttcttttacctGCCTTGGAAGCAACATAATTATGAATTGTAGAGCTCAGAGAATCTGTTTTTAGCACCTGGCAGTGACATGAACACAAAGCTAGCTATAGAATGGGCCAAGAATGCCACCAGAAAATACCTGCAAAAAAGTTGACAGCTTTATTATTCAACCGCCATGGTTCTGCAGAGAAACCACAAAAGTAACAGATACATTTACTCAAGAACAGAAGGCTGGCCTTGATTCGAATCTTACCCCGAGAAGAACTAGTATGGAGTAGAATCTTCAAAATTAAGGTAGCGTTGTGCCCAACTCGACAGTGCACGGAAAGGCCAGAAAAAGAAGAGTCGATTCCATAACCAGTTGATCAGCCCGTTTGTTAGATCTTCAAAGTGAAAACCTTCATCATCTCTAAAGTCTTCTAGAACGTAGTTGTCGTAAGTGTATTGCAGCTCATAGCGGCAAACAGGGCAAGTGTTGTGGATGGAGAGCCAAGGGACAATGCAATCGAAATGATAGAAATGTTTGCATGGCATCTGTCTCACTTCCCCACCAAGCTCAAAATCTTCCTTGCACACCGGGCAACTTGGGTCGTCATCTAAATGCTTCTGCGTGAGTTTCACCCTTGGCAGTAAGGCTTCGATGGCTGAAACTGCAGCAACCGGAGCCGGAGGCGGCCCTGGCTGCAGGTCATTCTGCCGGGCCAACCCTCCGACCAACTCGTTCAGCACCTCCTCAAATGGTGGAGAAATAGGTCTTGGTGGACGAGGCGGTCCGACAAGAGTAATCCCAGCTTGTTGAAATGGTCCTCCATTTCCAACTTCAGAGACCCCTAATTCCAATCTCCTGCCAAAACCAGCATTTTGACGAGGCCTTGGAGATGAGTCGAGCAGGCGAGCCAAGGCGTCTAGGCTCCTGAGGCCAGTGATCACGGGGCTAGGCCTTGACATGTCCAGATCAAGATGCAACTCATGGAAGCAATTGGGACACATGCATGTTTCGAATATGTTTGTGGAGACATTAATCCTAACACTACGATGGCAGTTTTGACACCAGAAATAACGGAAAGTTCTTGCTCTTCGGATTCCTCTAATTGTGACACGAGGCCGACCGATGATCAGAGACATCGTTTGGTTTTTAGGTATGTTCTCTCTCGGGAGAAAGAAGTGCATTGAAATTTATATGAGGGGCAAGATTcatgaagagagaaaaaggatgGCTTTTTGGGGAGGCTACACGATCCAAGGCTTCTTTGTCTCTATCTTCAATGATGCATCTTTGGattgcttttcttcttctgcATGATGTCTGACGTCTCCTCTTAACAAAGCATAAGTATGGTTGGGAATTAAACGCTTCCAAGTAACATATAGCTTTTGTTTTCCTCCGAATATGAATATGATGATTAAATGGTAAGTCCAAAATGGATCAAACTCTCGCACAATTCGAGCAGGCGTGCAAGAGAGTCCGAGCAAGTGAATAACTGTCTCGGCTCTCGACCACTTGCTCAAGGTTCATGAAACCCACGACTCCCTCTCATGCGCACCCTTGTAATCCTAGCGGAGAACTGCAAAGAAtctcttataaaataattcttcttgGATCATCCTATGGTTCAATATCATAATCAAGCAATTATATATCCTTTGtgtgtgagatgagatgataactACATGTGATTACTGGATTTTTTTGGGGTAAATAACCTAAAGATCATTACTGCTATTCTAACTTTCTATGTGCAAAGTTTATTTgactttatttaatttgattgataaattttaaattaaagaatcTTACAAACCAAAATTTaccatttaaatgatataaattgtgtgttctaACTTTTACACAACgacttgataatagaataaatcacatgaaatattgttattgtaaaaaaaaaaaattcggtaTGTTTCCCTTAACTAGTAAATGGAcatctattactatatattaaaacCGAATCATATAATTTCAACGTGACATTTTACCCATAAAAGTAGGCATTCTACTTATTAAATTTGAATTGTTATATTTATGAAGCGGTAaaccttttaaaaataatgtttcattatgaaccattgtaatttttaagtttaatttcttttcttacatataaatatataaacgatTCAAGACTCCACTTAAAAGCActaattcaatatttatattgttttatattttaagcgGAGTCATATTCATATGACTCCAATATAGCATTCTATCAAAAAAAGTAAGCATTcttgaagtgttatgtttattgagcggtaatcattttaaaaacaatatttcattatgaattgttgtaattttgaaatttcatttctttttttatatataaaaatataaaccaatTTAAGTCTTCACTCaaatatactatttcaatttttatattgttttgtcaaataaaatattctataaaCCGTTTTGAATTTCTCTATTATAAAACTTGATCTATCCTAAATCTTTCTTCTACATACACAACGTACACAATAATCTACGTGTTGCGCGAGTTATAGGGCTTGTAATTGTAAGGATAGTGTTAGGAGTACCGATGCATCTGACCGGTTTGATCAGCATTTCCGTCGTCGGAATCTCACGTCCTTTCTAAGGAAAGACCGACGGTTGATATCTAGTTAGTTAGTTAAATGACCTTCCGGTAGCCATATAATATGATGGTTGGCCGGCCCCAGCCCATGAAAAACAGCAAACTAAACCGGCCCCGAGTGCAGAGTCTACTCACCCGAACAACCCCGAGTTAACTCACCTGCTTAAGCAAAACAAAccccccctctctttctctctccgttTCTCTCTCTTAACACTCCCCCTGTTCCTCCctagtgagagtgagagagagagagccgctAACAGTACTTTTAGAAAAtcttactttttaattttctccCTGTCCAAACAGCAAATTTCAATTCCAAAGAAATagaaagcaaaaaaagaaagagaaagaaaatgtctCACGCTGTGTTTCAAACGGCCCAAATTATGTCCATTGAGACCTTATCGTCGAAGCCCAAGGTCGGTCCCTTTTCGCCGGTTGCGCATCCGGTGGCCGGTAAGATAGCACGGAGGGGACTGGTGGTCAAGGCCTCTGCTTCGTCTTCTTCGGCCTTCGTGGAAGGGGACTCCGTCGGTCTGTTGGAGCGGTGTTTTGTGGCGCTTCGAAGGTGATGGCTAGTCCGGTTATGAAGGGACAGTACGGTTCGCTGGGTTCGGTTACGTTGGAGAAGGGCAAACTCGATTTGTCTCAGAAGCAATCCCAGTCTAGTCCCGAGGTCTACTTATTCCGTCCCTTTTTATTGTACTTTATTGGCTCGAGAATTATAATTTGGAGTTCTTTCATACGTTGGTTGGTGAGAAACTGTGTAAAACTTGAAGATGGTGAATAATTTGAGAACCTTAGCGGAGACTTGATAGAACCGTATGCAATTTTTGGGAGTTGGGGTGAACGAAAATCACTgaagaaattttataatttacgGCCTATTGAAGGCATTTCGCTCTTGagtattttgttttgcttcAGTTAAGCTCTTAATTTTGAAGAAAGCATATATAGTTTTTGTACAACTCCTAGTTTTCTTGGCATTGGAATGaaaggaatattttttttttttgcattaataTTCCCTATGCCGTCCCTAGCATTATAACCTGTTCTGTTTTGTGCACATATACttctttttgagattttaagCCTTTAGGCTTATCGGTTTGCCAAGTTACCTTTCTTTGGAGATGTTATCGTTATCTATCGGGTATAACATGAAACAAAATGCTTTTCCATACATCTAAAATTGACAGCAATCCAAATATCGTAGATGAATTATGGAACTGGCTGAATTCAGTTTTTTAAACCTTTATTTCAGTTCTCAAACACTATACTATATCATCAGGAACTAGTTTACTGGCCCAGGACTACATAATATGAATTAGCATTTGTTTTAAGAATGCAAATTTCATTTCAGGTGACGTTGGACTTTTTGTTGTGCCTAAAACTAGCGAAATTGGGATGTTTGACATCATCTAATttgtaaaactcatttttcatgTAGACATTTTAGGGGAACCATCGTATTTATAGATGTGATTATTTATTGCACGTTGAGTGTGATATAGGTCTGAGAATGCAGGCTCAATATTCTTCATTCATTTAACCAATTAACTGAATAGTTCTTCATTGAGTTGGtttaattatattatgattCATTTATTCTGTGTTTGGTGCAAGAACCAAGATGGCTGATGCTTTTGAAATTGCAGACTGCAATTGGTGGAGGCGGTGGAgatattgggaaaaaaataaatcatggtGGTGGCGAtggtggtgatgatgatggtgatgatgatgactACTTTGATGACTTCGACGATGGCGATGAAGGAGATGAGGGAGGTCTATTTAGGAGACGAAGACTTCTTGAGGAGGTTAAAATTTTGTTACATGCAAACACAAAATCATGTTCCTTGAGTAGATTAGATTTTTTGTCCTCTAATGCTGTTAATGTTGATATCTTCTGATGCGGTTCTAACTTTTTGCCTTTGACCAGCTTTTTGATCGTAAATTTGTAGATGCTGTTTTGAATGAGTGGCAGAGGACAATGGTAGATTTGCCTGCTGGATTTCGACAAGCTTATGAAATGGTATAGTATTTTTCTAAGCATGCTTTTGGCCAAGAATTCTATCTCTGGATACCAATTGAATTTTGCCTCCAGGGTTTGGTTAGCTCTGCTCAAATGGTAAAATTCCTAGCAATCAATGCCAGGCCAACTACAACTAGAGTTATTTCTCGAGCAATTCCTGAAGGAATATCAAGGGCATTTATTGGCAGGTGATTTTGTTAACTGTTCTTTGATTTCACATTGCAGGCTGTCAACTTACAGAGTTCGCACATAATTGATTGCCACATTTGCAAATTAATCTTGTTTAATCTAGAACATTTATAATAGTGAACTCCAATTCTTAGACAAAGAACATGTATTAAGACAGTCTAACAAATGAACCTTTATAATATGAACTCCAATTCTTTAACAAACACCAACTGCACCACCAGCCAGAATGACAATGAGATATGAATATCTTACACTTCCTCTATCACCCAAGAGATTTATTGATTGTTGTTTTACTGGGAAGTTTGGAAAGTGGTAAATAGAGGGCTATAAAGTGGCTTCAGAGGTAAATAATTGAAGGCAACGAAGTATTCAAATTGGATATTTCATTCTGGATAACTTCTTACCAAAAACTTAAACACAGTAGCATAGTAGATAAAATGTCTGTATATCATCCTCTCAATAATGTTTCTAACAACTGAATGgtggattttctttttccattttttaatgTTCATTGCTGGTGTATTAGCAGTAAGTGGTTTGAGTCTACCCtcgaattaattatttaaacttACATTATTCAGTTGCACAGGATGATTGCTGACCCCGCCTTCTTATATAAGCTTCTTTTGGAGCAGGCTGCTACAATTGGTTGCTCAGTGTGGTGGGAGTTTAAGAATCGTAAAGATAGGTGTGTGCTTTGTTTAATGGAAAGGGAAGTGAAAATATACATATGCTCATTGAATGTGCTTAAATGATGAGTTTTTCCTCTACGATGGTTGTAGGATAAAACAAGAATGGGATCTGGCATTCCTTAATGTGCTCACAGTAGCAACCTGCAATGCCATTGTTGTTTGGTCACTTGCTCCTTGTCGTTCATATGGTAACACATTccaatttgatttgcaaaataCATTACAGAAGCTGCCAAACAACATATTTGAAAGGAGTTATCCATTTCgggaatttgatttgcaaaagaGAATTCACTCGTTTTTCTACAAGGCT from Juglans microcarpa x Juglans regia isolate MS1-56 chromosome 3S, Jm3101_v1.0, whole genome shotgun sequence encodes:
- the LOC121257676 gene encoding uncharacterized protein LOC121257676 isoform X2: MGKIELQNLHRQQNHEADSNQGSSGFFCDGCSVALNRVGREFSFKCFFVLILTLSVLVSGIFWVLPFHSTKCGFDAKDAIKLGATVQAYFRLDKPVTKLAPHIRRLEYDIYGEIGVPGIKVAIISMHQSGASNWTDVVFGVLSDPINVPISPVSLSLLRSSLIELFLQHSNLTLTSSIFGKTTMFQILKFPRGLTIIPVQFSSIWQIPQILFNFTLNNSISDILEDFIEFKDQLKIGLYLRSYESVYVQITNDVGSTIAPPVTVQASVMSDLGSLLPQRLKQLAETIKGSPAQNLGLDNTVFGKVKSISLSSYLKGTINATPPSPSPSPFPSPEPSNYPSISPYPALSPLTSPMSSPNIKHRSPAPSMVIAHPPRPFPYQGFRNSPSLSPSHYNPTVPSAFSPLVSTPNAPPTGPTSQLSPGLSPIPEVSYAPSPRQDKGSAEGLSPSLAPSPSSLAAVTSYQQVWLLGFSGLWIFCLFCWLA
- the LOC121257676 gene encoding protein piccolo-like isoform X1, which translates into the protein MGKIELQNLHRQQNHEADSNQGSSGFFCDGCSVALNRVGREFSFKCFFVLILTLSVLVSGIFWVLPFHSTKCGFDAKDAIKLGATVQAYFRLDKPVTKLAPHIRRLEYDIYGEIGVPGIKVAIISMHQSGASNWTDVVFGVLSDPINVPISPVSLSLLRSSLIELFLQHSNLTLTSSIFGKTTMFQILKFPRGLTIIPVQFSSIWQIPQILFNFTLNNSISDILEDFIEFKDQLKIGLYLRSYESVYVQITNDVGSTIAPPVTVQASVMSDLGSLLPQRLKQLAETIKGSPAQNLGLDNTVFGKVKSISLSSYLKGTINATPPSPSPSPSPSPSPSPSPFPSPEPSNYPSISPYPALSPLTSPMSSPNIKHRSPAPSMVIAHPPRPFPYQGFRNSPSLSPSHYNPTVPSAFSPLVSTPNAPPTGPTSQLSPGLSPIPEVSYAPSPRQDKGSAEGLSPSLAPSPSSLAAVTSYQQVWLLGFSGLWIFCLFCWLA
- the LOC121257676 gene encoding leucine-rich repeat extensin-like protein 5 isoform X3; translation: MGKIELQNLHRQQNHEADSNQGSSGFFCDGCSVALNRVGREFSFKCFFVLILTLSVLVSGIFWVLPFHSTKCGFDAKDAIKLGATVQAYFRLDKPVTKLAPHIRRLEYDIYGEIGVPGIKSVYVQITNDVGSTIAPPVTVQASVMSDLGSLLPQRLKQLAETIKGSPAQNLGLDNTVFGKVKSISLSSYLKGTINATPPSPSPSPSPSPSPSPSPFPSPEPSNYPSISPYPALSPLTSPMSSPNIKHRSPAPSMVIAHPPRPFPYQGFRNSPSLSPSHYNPTVPSAFSPLVSTPNAPPTGPTSQLSPGLSPIPEVSYAPSPRQDKGSAEGLSPSLAPSPSSLAAVTSYQQVWLLGFSGLWIFCLFCWLA